A window of Cryptosporangium minutisporangium contains these coding sequences:
- a CDS encoding DUF1996 domain-containing protein, which yields MTQLQKRWTIGAVIGVAAAAITGTTLVGVSSASDQQVAGSSPGRIVCPDVRGQLPAIPARAAAEVDRNLAQLQTQIDEANKRLATSAGEGGRNFVQNAILGPLKDKRTATVDRIVISIGRAAPRPNLDVAALATCRVEGAGNTAQPSTAAPTTAAPATAAPSASASNHGHVQRGPVPADFVSIRKVRPTRSTLARTTRRGSGGTFTARCGNNERGHFNSDNVIVAPGVGNGAHHLHDYVGNTTTSAASTDQSLAAGRTTCRDRGDRSTYYWPVVRDITKTKKQKRVPGELDADLNVGKVLRPRVTITYSGNPFAKVAPMPRFLRVLTGDAKAFTNGGANQRAKFTCRGFTNRISTDKYTLCPDGRGFTRISEFPSCWDGKSTDSANHRTHIVFPDAAGKCPRGTVAVPKLTITLTYDVPRGPSFAIDGFPEQLHKPINDHNDFINVMSPTSMKRVVNCINTGRRC from the coding sequence ATGACTCAGTTGCAGAAGAGATGGACGATCGGCGCCGTCATCGGCGTCGCCGCGGCCGCAATCACCGGAACGACGCTGGTCGGCGTGTCGTCCGCGAGTGACCAGCAGGTGGCGGGCTCGTCGCCGGGGCGGATCGTCTGCCCGGACGTGCGCGGGCAGCTGCCCGCGATCCCGGCGCGCGCCGCCGCCGAGGTCGACCGGAACCTCGCGCAGCTCCAGACGCAGATCGACGAGGCGAACAAGCGGCTCGCCACCTCGGCCGGCGAGGGGGGTCGCAACTTCGTCCAGAACGCGATCCTCGGGCCGCTGAAGGACAAGCGGACCGCGACCGTCGACCGGATCGTGATCTCGATCGGACGCGCGGCGCCCCGCCCGAACCTGGACGTCGCCGCGCTGGCCACCTGCCGCGTCGAGGGCGCCGGGAACACCGCCCAGCCGAGCACGGCGGCCCCCACGACGGCCGCACCCGCGACGGCGGCGCCCAGCGCGTCCGCGTCGAACCACGGGCACGTGCAGCGGGGGCCGGTCCCCGCGGACTTCGTCTCGATCCGGAAGGTCCGGCCGACCCGCAGCACGCTGGCCCGGACGACCCGCCGCGGCTCGGGCGGCACGTTCACGGCGCGCTGCGGCAACAACGAGCGCGGCCACTTCAACTCCGACAACGTCATCGTCGCGCCCGGCGTCGGCAACGGCGCGCACCACCTGCACGACTACGTCGGCAACACCACGACGTCCGCGGCCTCCACGGACCAGAGCCTCGCCGCCGGGCGGACCACCTGCCGGGATCGCGGCGACCGGTCCACGTACTACTGGCCGGTCGTCCGGGACATCACCAAGACCAAGAAGCAGAAGCGGGTCCCGGGCGAGCTCGACGCCGACCTCAACGTCGGCAAGGTGCTGCGGCCCCGCGTCACGATCACCTACTCGGGCAACCCGTTCGCGAAGGTCGCGCCGATGCCGCGCTTCCTGCGCGTGCTCACCGGGGACGCCAAGGCGTTCACCAACGGCGGCGCCAACCAGCGCGCGAAGTTCACCTGCCGGGGCTTCACGAACCGGATCAGCACCGACAAGTACACGCTCTGCCCGGACGGCCGCGGCTTCACCCGGATCTCGGAATTCCCGAGCTGCTGGGACGGGAAGAGCACGGACAGCGCCAACCACCGCACGCACATCGTCTTCCCGGACGCGGCGGGCAAGTGCCCGCGGGGCACGGTCGCGGTGCCGAAGCTGACGATCACGCTCACCTACGACGTCCCGCGCGGCCCGTCGTTCGCGATCGACGGCTTCCCCGAGCAGCTGCACAAGCCGATCAACGACCACAACGACTTCATCAACGTGATGTCCCCCACGTCGATGAAGCGAGTCGTGAACTGCATCAACACCGGCCGACGCTGCTGA
- a CDS encoding SDR family NAD(P)-dependent oxidoreductase, producing the protein MAYELDLKDRRALITGAGQGVGRGIAHGFAAAGAEVIVNDLRTERAQEVVDEIRDAGGAATASAFDVTDYAAVTAAVEALGGVDILINNAGNAGVQGFAGLGRFVETTPADWEPFLRVNLYGVLHCAHAVLPGMIAKGWGRIVTISSDSARTGEANMAAYAAAKAGAAGLTRSLAVETGRYGITVNTIALGTMRTEATEGLWSDPENPMAKSLLKRYAVRRPGLPEDAAALAVFLAGPQASWITGQTYPVNGGISFAQ; encoded by the coding sequence GTGGCGTACGAACTGGACTTGAAGGACCGCCGGGCGCTGATCACCGGCGCCGGGCAGGGCGTCGGCCGCGGCATCGCCCACGGTTTCGCGGCGGCGGGCGCCGAGGTGATCGTCAACGACCTCCGCACCGAGCGGGCGCAGGAGGTCGTCGACGAGATCCGGGACGCCGGCGGGGCCGCGACCGCCTCGGCGTTCGACGTCACCGACTACGCGGCCGTCACCGCGGCGGTCGAGGCGCTGGGCGGCGTGGACATCTTGATCAACAACGCCGGCAACGCGGGCGTACAGGGCTTCGCGGGCCTCGGCCGGTTCGTCGAGACCACCCCCGCCGACTGGGAGCCGTTCCTCCGGGTCAACCTCTACGGCGTCCTGCACTGCGCCCATGCGGTGCTGCCGGGCATGATCGCCAAGGGCTGGGGCCGGATCGTGACGATCAGCTCCGACTCCGCCCGCACCGGTGAGGCGAACATGGCGGCTTACGCGGCAGCGAAGGCGGGTGCCGCCGGGCTCACCCGCTCGCTCGCGGTGGAGACCGGGCGGTACGGGATCACCGTCAACACGATCGCGCTCGGGACGATGCGCACCGAGGCCACCGAGGGGCTCTGGTCCGACCCGGAGAACCCGATGGCGAAGTCCCTGCTGAAGCGGTACGCGGTGCGCCGCCCCGGGCTGCCGGAGGACGCCGCCGCGCTGGCCGTCTTCCTGGCCGGGCCGCAGGCATCTTGGATCACCGGACAGACCTACCCGGTCAACGGCGGGATCTCCTTCGCGCAGTGA
- a CDS encoding NAD-dependent succinate-semialdehyde dehydrogenase translates to MRTGLIEALDPTRGLIIGGEHRRGGAGLFDVEDPAHRRVVAAVADADTRDATAAVDAAHAAFDGWRALAPRARSEILHRAHALMLRDADDLAALITVENGKSLADARGEVVYAAEFFRWFAEEAVRTGGDYGSSPAGGTRTLVTHRPVGVAALVTPWNFPAAMATRKIAPALAAGCTVVLKPAAETPLTAIAVVRLLAEAGVPAGVVNLVPSTDAGAIVGTWLADPRVRKISFTGSTRVGQLLLRQAADRVVKTSMELGGNEPFVVTADADLDAAVEGALVAKFRGGGQACTAANRFYVHADVVSEFTARFGARVEALTVGPADGGAEIGPLISGAAVDRVTALVQDAVAAGARVAATAAVPESKGWFVAPTVLADVPVDAAILDEEIFGPVAPIVAWTDEEELLRWVNDTEMGLAAYVYAGDLGRALHLAERIEAGMVGVNRGLVSDPAAPFGGVKQSGIGREGARAGLEEFCETQYFSVAW, encoded by the coding sequence ATGAGGACCGGACTGATCGAAGCGCTCGACCCGACCCGCGGCCTGATCATCGGCGGTGAACACCGTCGGGGCGGTGCCGGCCTGTTCGACGTCGAGGACCCCGCCCACCGGCGGGTCGTGGCCGCGGTCGCCGACGCCGACACCCGGGACGCGACGGCGGCGGTCGACGCCGCGCACGCCGCGTTCGACGGCTGGCGGGCGCTCGCACCGCGTGCCCGGTCGGAGATCCTGCACCGGGCCCACGCGCTGATGCTGCGCGACGCCGACGATCTGGCCGCGCTGATCACGGTGGAGAACGGGAAGTCGCTCGCGGACGCCCGCGGTGAGGTGGTCTACGCGGCCGAGTTCTTCCGGTGGTTCGCCGAGGAAGCGGTCCGCACCGGCGGCGACTACGGCTCGTCGCCCGCGGGTGGCACTCGGACGCTCGTCACGCATCGGCCGGTCGGCGTCGCCGCCCTCGTCACCCCGTGGAACTTCCCGGCGGCGATGGCGACGCGGAAGATCGCTCCGGCGCTCGCCGCCGGATGCACGGTCGTGCTCAAGCCGGCGGCGGAGACGCCGCTGACCGCGATCGCCGTGGTGCGCTTGCTCGCCGAGGCCGGGGTGCCGGCCGGCGTGGTGAACCTCGTGCCCTCCACCGACGCCGGGGCGATCGTCGGCACCTGGCTGGCCGACCCCCGAGTCCGCAAGATCTCGTTCACCGGCTCCACGCGAGTCGGGCAGCTGCTGCTCCGGCAGGCCGCCGACCGGGTCGTCAAGACGTCGATGGAGCTCGGCGGCAACGAGCCGTTCGTCGTCACCGCGGACGCCGACCTCGACGCGGCGGTCGAGGGCGCGCTGGTCGCGAAGTTCCGCGGCGGTGGCCAGGCCTGCACCGCGGCGAACCGGTTCTACGTGCACGCCGACGTCGTGAGTGAGTTCACCGCCCGGTTCGGCGCGCGGGTCGAGGCGCTGACCGTGGGACCGGCCGACGGCGGGGCGGAGATCGGGCCGCTGATCTCGGGCGCGGCCGTCGACCGGGTCACCGCGCTGGTGCAGGACGCCGTCGCGGCCGGTGCCCGGGTCGCGGCGACCGCCGCGGTGCCGGAGTCGAAGGGGTGGTTCGTCGCCCCGACCGTGCTGGCCGACGTGCCCGTCGACGCCGCGATCCTCGACGAGGAGATCTTCGGCCCGGTCGCGCCGATCGTCGCGTGGACCGACGAGGAGGAGCTGCTGCGGTGGGTGAACGACACCGAGATGGGCCTGGCCGCCTACGTCTACGCCGGTGACCTCGGCCGCGCCCTGCACCTCGCCGAGCGGATCGAGGCCGGCATGGTCGGCGTCAACCGGGGCTTGGTGTCGGACCCGGCCGCGCCGTTCGGCGGCGTGAAGCAATCCGGGATCGGACGCGAGGGCGCCCGCGCCGGCCTGGAGGAGTTCTGCGAGACCCAGTACTTCTCGGTCGCCTGGTGA
- a CDS encoding LysR family transcriptional regulator has translation MELRTVGYFVAVADAGTVSAAAEAVRVTQPALSRQLRGLERDLGVDLFERVQGRLRLSPAGRALLPHARDLLERAEALRAAADLHARGRLTHVTIAAPTTTLTDVVSPFLATLAPDDPVPAVFASDGLSADEARRRGADLVFTAGRTQPPLISRALPPLSVWAYVPRGHRWATASSVTLADLADAELVVLPAGHPARLAFDAAAVTAGVALPVAVEASNGTVAQALAAAGRGVAVVSDDPRFDLVGLAVLAGGGEPVSVRLSCAWDARHPAAALLADLAARIERYVVATYGPGYPDPAYGEAQWD, from the coding sequence GTGGAGCTGCGCACCGTCGGGTACTTCGTCGCGGTCGCCGACGCCGGCACGGTGAGCGCCGCGGCCGAGGCCGTGCGGGTGACCCAGCCCGCGCTCTCCCGCCAGCTGCGCGGCCTCGAGCGCGACCTCGGCGTCGACCTGTTCGAGCGGGTCCAGGGCCGGTTGCGGCTCTCCCCCGCCGGGCGGGCGCTGCTCCCGCACGCCCGAGACCTGCTGGAGCGCGCCGAGGCGCTGCGCGCCGCCGCCGACCTGCACGCGCGCGGGCGGCTCACGCACGTCACGATCGCCGCGCCGACGACCACGCTGACCGACGTCGTCTCGCCGTTCCTCGCGACGCTCGCGCCGGACGACCCGGTGCCCGCCGTCTTCGCCTCCGACGGCCTCAGCGCCGACGAAGCACGGCGGCGCGGCGCGGATCTGGTGTTCACCGCCGGCCGGACGCAGCCGCCGCTGATCTCCCGTGCGCTGCCCCCGCTGTCGGTCTGGGCGTACGTTCCGCGTGGCCACCGGTGGGCCACCGCGTCGTCGGTGACGCTCGCCGACCTCGCCGACGCCGAGCTGGTCGTCCTGCCGGCGGGGCATCCGGCGCGCCTGGCGTTCGACGCCGCCGCGGTGACCGCGGGGGTCGCGCTGCCGGTCGCCGTCGAGGCGAGCAACGGCACCGTCGCCCAGGCGCTGGCCGCGGCCGGGCGCGGCGTGGCGGTCGTCTCCGACGATCCACGCTTCGACCTGGTCGGGTTGGCGGTGCTCGCGGGCGGGGGCGAGCCGGTCAGCGTGCGCCTCTCCTGCGCCTGGGACGCCCGGCATCCGGCCGCCGCACTCCTCGCCGACCTCGCGGCCCGGATCGAGCGGTACGTCGTGGCCACCTACGGTCCGGGCTACCCTGACCCCGCTTACGGGGAGGCGCAGTGGGACTGA